A portion of the Mesoplasma entomophilum genome contains these proteins:
- a CDS encoding ribonuclease J, which translates to MSKIKFMALGGQDERGKNLFVLDIDDNLFILDAGVKYPDKGILGVDIVTPKLDYLKNNKQKIKGIFLTNSASYNMGSVPYILKTMDIPVYCNEITQLVGKIKISRMRIKNTKDQNFVVVKDKQILDFGKVKVEVFRTTSASPQSYGYAFHTEEGTIVYAGDYIIDGKEQSYFSTDFNHINEIGKKGVLALIADSEYASRSGFTVPNHKIENFISTSFKEKKTKIAIGIFEEDIFKLGEICMAAKENNRKIAVYGRTMTEILKSNLINENLQILPEDIITVDEYMKSENGLLIISGTGDVLYSKLAKIATGNDEVVEFAEKDLIILATPPAPGVEKRHAQILDELARTDARLIALSDRNIWSMHASYEDIKVFTSMLNPKYFIPVKALFKDSLKAEKAAIEAGVNERNVVILDNGQVANISKNSISIADKKVDIGNSYVDQAGVGDVGAIVLNERKLLATDGVMIIGATIDSRNKELISMIDTQMRGVLYIKEENPIFRIIQKEIESLLEQGQSQFKENPNKYDINEIKKDIATRVRTLIKQESGKQPIVLVIVNEYDGKDYVFKPRNNLNRNNYRNNNNNSKKGSK; encoded by the coding sequence ATGTCAAAAATTAAATTTATGGCACTTGGTGGACAAGATGAAAGAGGAAAAAATCTTTTTGTTTTAGATATAGATGATAATCTTTTCATTTTGGACGCGGGTGTTAAATATCCTGATAAAGGTATTTTAGGTGTAGATATAGTTACACCAAAACTAGATTACTTAAAAAATAACAAACAAAAAATTAAAGGAATTTTTTTAACAAATTCTGCAAGTTACAATATGGGCTCTGTTCCATACATTTTAAAAACAATGGACATTCCAGTTTATTGTAATGAAATTACTCAATTAGTTGGAAAAATTAAAATATCAAGAATGCGTATCAAAAACACAAAAGACCAAAATTTTGTTGTTGTTAAAGATAAGCAAATTTTAGATTTTGGAAAAGTGAAAGTTGAAGTTTTTAGAACTACATCAGCTTCACCTCAATCATATGGTTATGCTTTCCATACTGAAGAAGGAACAATTGTATATGCTGGAGATTATATTATTGATGGTAAGGAACAATCATACTTTTCAACAGATTTTAACCATATAAATGAAATTGGCAAAAAAGGTGTTCTTGCTCTAATTGCAGATAGTGAATATGCATCAAGAAGCGGATTCACTGTTCCTAATCATAAAATTGAAAACTTCATTTCAACTTCATTTAAAGAAAAGAAAACTAAAATAGCTATTGGTATTTTTGAAGAAGATATTTTTAAATTAGGTGAAATTTGTATGGCAGCAAAAGAAAATAATCGCAAGATTGCTGTTTATGGAAGAACAATGACAGAAATATTAAAATCAAATTTAATTAATGAAAATTTACAAATTCTTCCAGAAGACATTATTACTGTTGACGAATACATGAAATCAGAAAATGGCCTTTTAATTATTTCAGGAACAGGAGATGTTTTATATTCAAAATTAGCAAAAATTGCTACAGGGAACGATGAAGTTGTTGAGTTTGCTGAAAAGGACTTAATCATCTTAGCAACACCACCAGCACCAGGTGTTGAAAAAAGACATGCGCAAATTCTTGATGAATTAGCAAGAACAGACGCTAGGTTAATTGCATTAAGCGACAGAAATATTTGATCAATGCATGCATCTTATGAAGATATTAAAGTTTTCACAAGTATGTTAAATCCAAAATATTTTATTCCAGTTAAAGCATTATTCAAAGATTCTCTAAAAGCTGAGAAGGCAGCAATTGAAGCTGGTGTAAATGAAAGAAATGTTGTTATATTAGATAATGGTCAAGTTGCTAATATTTCAAAAAACTCAATTTCTATAGCTGATAAAAAAGTTGATATAGGTAATTCATATGTTGATCAAGCTGGAGTTGGAGATGTTGGAGCCATAGTTTTAAATGAAAGAAAATTATTAGCAACTGATGGTGTAATGATTATTGGTGCAACAATTGATTCAAGAAATAAGGAATTAATTTCAATGATTGATACTCAAATGCGCGGAGTTTTATATATTAAAGAAGAAAATCCAATTTTTAGAATAATTCAAAAAGAAATTGAATCACTTTTGGAACAGGGTCAAAGTCAATTCAAAGAAAACCCAAATAAATATGATATTAATGAAATAAAAAAAGATATAGCCACAAGAGTTAGAACATTAATAAAACAAGAATCTGGTAAACAGCCAATTGTTTTAGTAATAGTTAATGAATATGATGGTAAAGACTATGTGTTTAAACCAAGAAATAACTTAAATAGAAATAATTATAGAAATAATAATAATAATAGCAAAAAAGGATCAAAATAA
- a CDS encoding MotA/TolQ/ExbB proton channel family protein, with translation MAKNELKNLKKLRKEGLDQHYKDINKELNSDLKAAENYTKMKKFREIKKFNWVSWISILGITLIGIGLSFGLGYAFKDVASFAPNITSKKRFLDATAFVATAYLCIEILAIFIINYIRNKKAVNYFNDKRLRYQKTYTKEEAILIRWRNTITFSLLPFLIFVIVMYTI, from the coding sequence ATGGCAAAGAATGAATTAAAAAACCTTAAAAAATTAAGAAAAGAAGGTTTAGATCAACACTATAAGGATATTAATAAAGAATTAAATAGTGATTTAAAAGCAGCTGAAAATTATACTAAAATGAAAAAATTTAGAGAAATCAAAAAATTTAATTGAGTAAGCTGAATATCAATTTTAGGTATTACTTTAATTGGTATAGGACTAAGTTTTGGACTTGGTTATGCATTCAAAGATGTTGCAAGTTTTGCTCCTAATATAACAAGCAAAAAAAGATTTCTTGATGCAACGGCTTTTGTTGCTACAGCATATTTATGTATTGAGATTTTAGCTATTTTTATTATTAACTACATTAGAAATAAAAAAGCTGTAAATTATTTTAATGATAAAAGATTAAGATATCAAAAAACTTATACTAAGGAAGAAGCCATTTTAATTAGATGAAGAAATACAATTACTTTTTCCTTATTGCCATTTTTAATTTTTGTTATAGTAATGTATACAATATAA
- the nusG gene encoding transcription termination/antitermination protein NusG — translation MNKEELLKLEAEILASKGQWFVVNSQTGHEEKVLNDLKNKIKAEKMEDQVFDIKISKGLVLTKTGKEKEKNLFPGYLFINMIMSEESWFVVRNTPGVTGFIGSSGRGAKPFPLTVDEVVEMLVPKTEVIVEEVKNSENEAVAKKPLFTAPFVVGDFVRVKEGINAGEEGEVSSMDFEKGVAVVLIEMFGRYTNLEISFENVEPVKEY, via the coding sequence ATGAATAAAGAAGAATTATTAAAATTAGAAGCTGAAATCTTGGCTTCAAAAGGTCAGTGATTTGTTGTTAACTCACAAACAGGACATGAAGAAAAAGTTTTAAATGACTTAAAAAATAAAATTAAGGCTGAAAAAATGGAAGATCAAGTTTTTGATATTAAAATTTCTAAAGGTTTGGTTTTAACTAAAACCGGAAAAGAAAAAGAAAAAAACTTGTTCCCAGGATATTTGTTTATTAACATGATTATGTCTGAAGAGTCATGATTCGTTGTCCGTAATACCCCGGGTGTAACAGGATTTATTGGATCATCAGGTCGTGGAGCAAAGCCATTTCCATTAACAGTGGATGAGGTTGTTGAAATGTTAGTACCAAAAACAGAAGTTATAGTTGAAGAAGTTAAAAATAGTGAAAATGAAGCAGTTGCTAAAAAACCATTATTCACAGCTCCTTTTGTTGTTGGTGATTTTGTAAGAGTTAAAGAAGGAATCAATGCAGGAGAAGAAGGTGAAGTAAGTTCAATGGACTTTGAAAAAGGTGTTGCTGTTGTTCTTATCGAAATGTTTGGTAGATATACAAATCTTGAAATTTCTTTTGAAAACGTTGAACCAGTTAAAGAATACTAA